In the Gymnogyps californianus isolate 813 chromosome 3, ASM1813914v2, whole genome shotgun sequence genome, one interval contains:
- the TRMT61B gene encoding tRNA (adenine(58)-N(1))-methyltransferase, mitochondrial yields the protein MSLSPLERVRRLLPPEEAAAVGRCAAAPQAPPEEEEKAAAAPQAPLEEAGVRPGPFRAGELALAEMRRKYNTTLKLLCRLAAGSVLASPGGLLPHHDIIGQLPGQVLRTSAGARVLLRRPSLEEYVLLMPRGPTIAYPKDISAILMMMDVHPGDTVLETGSGSGAMSLFLSRAVGPKGRVISYEIRDDHHNLAKKNYRHWRAAWEIGHMEEWPDNVDFILKDISTAAADMKSVILDAIVLDMLNPQCALPVVHPHLKQGGVCAVYLANITQVIDLLDRIRTCKLPFLCERIIEVTHRNWLVLPAKIKNCKSSQMVETPENTEEPPQKEYEEIHIQDEVVLKESEYNESLSGEAETYCSVPYIARPSYWQDGHSAFLTKLRKFRPGLS from the exons ATGTCGTTGTCGCCGCTGGAGCGGGTGAGGCGGCTGCTGCCGCCGGAGGAAGCGGCGGCGGTGGGGCGGTGCGCAGCGGCCCCTCAggctccccctgaggaggaggagaaggcggcGGCCGCCCCTCAGGCGCCTCTTGAGGAGGCGGGAGTGCGTCCCGGCCCTTTCCGCGCCGGGGAGCTGGCGCTGGCGGAGATGCGGAGGAAGTACAACACGACGCTGAAGCTGTTGTGCCGGCTGGCAGCGGGTTCAGTGCTGGCCAGCCCCGGTGGCCTCCTGCCCCACCACGACATCATCGGGCAGCTGCCCGGGCAGGTGCTGCGCACGTCGGCCGGGGCTCGGGTGCTGCTAAGGCGGCCCTCGCTGGAGGAGTACGTGCTGCTGATGCCGCGGGGGCCCACCATCGCCTACCCCAAG GATATAAGTGCTATTTTAATGATGATGGATGTCCACCCGGGAGACACCGTTTTGGAAACTGGCAGTGGGTCTGGTGCTATGAGTTTGTTTCTGTCAAGAGCAG ttgGGCCCAAAGGACGTGTTATAAGTTATGAAATCAGAGATGATCATCATAATTTAGCTAAGAAGAATTACAGGCACTGGCGTGCTGCATGGGAAATAGGACATATGGAAGAATGGCCAGATAACGTGGATTTCATTCTTAAAGACATTTCAACAGCTGCTGCAGATATGAAATCTGTAATACTTGACGCA ATAGTTCTGGATATGCTTAACCCTCAGTGTGCTCTGCCTGTTGTACACCCACATCTGAAACAGGGTGGTGTGTGTGCTGTGTATTTAGCAAA CATCACACAGGTTATTGACCTTTTAGACAGAATACGGACCTGCAAGCTCCCTTTTTTGTGTGAAAGGATCATTGAGGTAACTCACAGGAATTGGTTGGTACTCCCTGCTAAAATCAAGAACTGCAAATCAAGCCAAATGGTGGAAACTccagaaaatactgaagagcCACCTCAAAAGGAATACGAAGAAATCCACATTCAGGATGAAGTAGTTCTTAAAGAAAGTGAATACAATG AATCACTTTCTGGTGAAGCTGAAACATACTGCTCGGTGCCTTACATTGCTAGACCATCTTATTGGCAGGATGGTCATTCAG CTTTCCTCACGAAGCTGAGAAAGTTTCGACCGGGGCTTTCTTGA